A region of the Perognathus longimembris pacificus isolate PPM17 chromosome 7, ASM2315922v1, whole genome shotgun sequence genome:
tcaagtggcagagtgctacagccttgagcaaaaggaagccagggacagtgctcaggccctgagtccaaggcccaggactggccaaaaaaaaaaaaataataataataataaataaaatttaaagtcagATTACTTCATGTTTCCCTGCATATGTTTTCTGCTACTTGGCCTGCTCCAAAAAATAAAGGGATCTACTTTACATTTTCACTTCTACCTCAGGCTGCTGCTTTTGATGCTGTCTTAGAAGTTTAGAAATACTTTCATAACTTCAAATATTTTTACTCTCTGAACTAAGGAATAAGGCAGGTCAGATGTTCTTTACAAAGACAAGAGCATTTTATCTTCGGTTGCCAGAGGATCAATCCAATTTTAGGCTTTTGACCTAAGAACCAATCCTGTTGATAAACACTGGTAAGTTGGTGCTTTTTCAATTGGCTATTCTGCTTCAACACATAGTTTACCTAGAACACAGTTCAAGCTTCATTGGATCAGCTCTTTAGGTGGACCTTGAAAATCATCAGGTGTCTGGCCCTCAACATGGGCAGTGAGTGTGTTATGTGTCTACTTAGAAAAGTAGTATCAAGCTCTGCCTTGCTTTAGAACCATGTCTCCAGTTTCACTTTGTTGTTTCACTGCCTGCTAATGAGATACTGTCTTAAACCTGACTCACATAGAAAGGCACTTTAGCCACACTTCAGCCAGTTTgataaataccaaaaaaattttttttcacacaaAGTCCCTAACAAGTCCTGAAATCAGACAAATAgcacaaaaagaggaaagaaacagctTCCTGGAAGAGGGAAAATATCCATAAAAAGCCAACTGGCTCAGCCTTTCAAAACCATTGccttgggagctggggatatggcctagtggtagagtgcctgcctcatatacatgaagccctgggttcaattccccagcaccacatatatagaaaatgggcagaagtggtgctgtggctcaagtggcaaagtgctagccttgagcaaaaagaagccagggacagtgctcaggcaaaaTAACCCCCACCAACAATGCCTTCTAGTATGTATTGATTTTGACCTTGATCAAGCACAGCAGGAGCTGGCCTGGGTCCCAGGTGCTAGGTGTCCCCAAGGCAGTGTCCCAGAGTCTGGGAGACAGCTTATGTCAGCAGGTTCAGTACAGCAGGAAAAGTGGTTCTGTCCAGTGGTTCTGTTAGTGGAggctgctactgctgctggcCTGGGTACGGGAGCTGCCCATACCCGGGTCTGGACTGTgtcagttgtttgtttgttttttttttgccagtcctagggcttggactcagggcctgagcactgtccttagcttctttttgctcaaggatagcactctaccacttgagccacagcaccacttctggcctttttctttcttttttctttttttttggccagtcctgggccttggactcagcgcctgagcaccatccctggcttcttcccgctcaaggctagcactctgccacctgagccacagcgccccttctggtcgttttccatatatgtggtgctggggaatcgaaccaagagcttcatgtgtaggaggcaagcactcttgccactaggccatattcccagcccttttttttttttttttgccagtcctgggcctttgtctcagggcctgagcactgtccctggcttctttttgctcaaggctagcactctaccacttgagccacatcaccacttctggccattttctatatatgtggtgctggggaatggaacccagggcttcatgtatgggaggcaagcactcttgccactaggccatatttccagcccggttcttcttcgtcttctctttcttctttgtcttctctttcttcttcttcttcttctgttcaggatcctcttctttcttcttcttgtgatCTAAATGAGATGGGGGGGCAGGATCCtggtcttttttcttcttcttgtgaaCTGAATGAGATGGCATTTCTGGGGGGACAGGATCCtggtcttctttcttcttcttcttcttgtgatCTGAATCACATGGCGTTTCTGGGGGGACAGGATCCTGGGTATGGCTCTGTTTGTGCTTACGCTTATTCTTCTTGGGAGGTTGAATATGCATCAGATGATACTGTTCTGTCAGCGGGCCAGAGAGCATGGTCACTGTGATAGGATTAAAAGAACCACTAAGAAAGGGAGGATTCTCGATGAGGGAGCAGAGCCTGCTGTCATCTTGGGAACCAGGCAGATCAATCATCCCTCGCAGGCCGGGCAGAAAGCCACTTAGCTTCTCTTTCACCTTCTTTCCACAGAACTTACTATACTCCTGTTGCAGTTCACAGAGTGTGACCAGGTTAGTATTGCCAGTGAACTCTGTGCTACTTGGCAGTTTCCTCATGCGATAGAAAGGGGTAGAAGCAATCGCCGACTTACCTGGttcaggagaagaaggaagaagcatCCGGGACCCGCAAACTAGTGCCTCAGGGTCTTTGCCAGAATAAGAAAGAGGAACCTTTGACTTCACGCCTAGGGCGCTTAAAGGCGGCGATAGGTCGGCCTTACCTCCAGAAACACCTGTAAAACTTGCCATTGCCGCCTTGAGCAAGATACACAAATACAGCTTCTTTTTGCAACAAGCAAGTGTagcctcagaaagctgaggcctCAAAAAATTCTTTAAGACTCCGAGTTGTTCCTCTCCACGGAAATCTTTAgtaaaaggcgaaagatttatacgatctgaagagaaaccagagtatgcTTGCGGTTGCCGACTCCCAACCTCCCCAAGAGAACTAACACTTAATTCACTTATGGTTCTTAAGTGCCTGAGCTGCATGCACTACAAAGCTGTAGCTTGTAACCAGATAAACTTCAATCAGGTGGTATGGCTGGCAGTGGGAGAAACACACTCGGGAGTGGGGTGTAATTCAAGTACCATGAAGTCGCGAAATCGTGATGCACCATGGGTATGCAAATTAGACGGGTCTGGGCAGGTTCGCGGTAACAGGGGCTGGGACCCTGCTGGGCTGCCCAGGACGTAGAACCCTAGGCTCTGAGAGTCAGAGCCTTCacttccatcccctccccccttttattTCTGAGGATCCAGAGAGGCCGCAGGTGCCTGGTGCCCTCCCAGGGGTCCCTCACTGAGCTGAGAAAATTGTTATTCCCAATTGTTAGGGTTCTGTAGGGGCCCCAAATCCTAAGGTGGCAGACACTAAAACAGGTGTTGAAGCTGAAGGGTAGAGCCACACAAGATAGGTGGCCTGGCTTGCAGAACTGAGACTTGTTCCTGTGACTGGATGAGGTCAGTGCTCCAAGACCAACTGCTCCAGGGGTTGGCGGTTGTCCAGCTTTCCACTGGAATCCCTTCAGCAAAACTTTCAGCATAACTAAATCTAAACAAACTGCCACAGTGAATTGCGAGTATttacagggctttttttttttgcactgttgagctgggattgaacccagagattttgcacatgctaggtaaatgctctggagttgtggctcaaagtgatagagtgctgtccttgagcacaaaaggtcggggacagcccctcccccccctcaagGCCCTaggaccaccaccagcagcagcaagaacaaaaaaaggTATGTTAGAAGATTTGCTACCAGATGGGCTCCAATTTTCCAATTTCACAGATGAAAATGCTAGAACTCTGAGGCTTGCTAATTTGTCCTGATTACTCAGCTGGCATTTTAAACACCATTCTAGCCTGGTGAGCCTATGTTTCATCCCATAGCCCCTCCACCATGATCCAAACACAACTAGACCCAACTGCAGCTTCCATTCCTTGCATGTACTGGACCCTACTGAAACTAGTTTCTAAGCCAGCTACCTAGTTATCTCaatctctttttttgggggggggagagggcagtcctagagcttgaactcaggacctagttgctgtctctgagcttttgtgctcaaggctagctctttaccatttgacccataactccacttcttttttatttatttttaaaatttttattgtcaaactgatgtacagagaggttccagtttcatatgttaggcattggatacatttcttgtactgtttgttatcttctccctcattccccctcctgcccccccacccataactccacttctgactttcggatggttaactggaaatgagtctcacagatttttctgcccagggtggctctgaactttgatcctcagatctcagcctcctgagtagctaggattacaggcgtgagccactgacactgggcCTGCTTAATTCTGTTCCCCACCTTCCGCTATTTTCTTTTTAGGCATTTTAGTGTTGATTCAACTGATGGGTGTATTTGTGTAACATTTGGTCAGAACAGGATTTTCTGGCCTCTGAGTGTGGTTGTGAGGTGGGAGAAGGCAATATTCTTGGACAGGATCAGTGGGTGGTTAGCACCCagagtgtatatatgtatcagtGCAGAGATAActcaggaagagcaagaaaagacctcccccaccccactggctGTGCTTGGTACTCTAGCCCAGGGATATGGCCAGGCTCTTCAAGTTCTCTGGAAGAGAGACAGGGCTAATTGACTTTCATACACAAACAACTAATTCAGTGCCCTTACCAGTAGCTAACATCTGCATTTCTTGAGTTTCTCCACCTGGCTAGCTGGCCAAAGATGCCTCCCAGTTGTCAGGCTGACTGCTGGTGTAGAGGCTCCGCCTTGGACGATGCTCTGGGTTGTGGCTCCTTTCCCTCTGTCCACAAACTCTCGCGCAGTAGGCTCTGTTTTCTCCATCTCTGCTTCACACGGTCACTCTCctgtcttccctttcctcttctccctgccTTTGCTCTTCTGTCTGTGCCACATGCTCATGAAGCCAGAAGTTGGGAGATGGGccaacatggacacacacacacacaaaaaatggttCCATTCTGTATACTAAGCCCTTACTGTAGACCCTAGTACCAAGGATACAACAAAACCTCAGACTCTGAGGTACTTCCCACCCACAACACAAGCCCCCAGAACTCTAGGCGCTGGACACACTTGGCCACTTCCTATACTTAATCCTGTTTTTCACACTCCCAATTCCGAAGGAAAAGCATCAGTCATTCAAGATACGTTCGtatagaatatatttcttttaaaaaataaaactttcagcAGAGCAAACATCTATATATACtacaaaaataaacatcttcatataaataatttataagaGGTGGTCGGGGATATAGAGGGCCTCCCCAGTCACCAAGCGGTGACAGGCCAGGACGGTGTGCCACAAAGCCCCTCTGCTGGCTAGGTGACAATGTGAGACAGGAGGGCAACAGGGCGGCCCTGCAGCCTGAAGTgcccccttccatccccacctggACCGACATGGGCACTcagggtcccctcccccccccccccccgtgccaggATGCTCTCAATCTGGGGGTGGTTGTCTGCCATCAGCATGGTCTGATGTCTAAGACAGGGGAGAGGATGGATGCAAAGAGCTGCAGCAGGCCCTCCACGGGTCCATCCTGCATTCTCTGCTCCACCATTGCTTTCCAGTGACTTCATGTGGTCCAAGCACAGTCTCCTTGCGTTGGCTGTTTCTTCACTCAGTGGTTGGCTATGATCCTCTAGAACTGGAGTTGCtagagccactggcagctggggACCATGTGGGCTCGTCAGAGGCTGGGTGGATGTAGGCACCAGGTAGAGGGGGTGGGTGGAGAGCCACGGTCATGGAGGTAGTCACTCTGGCAAAGTTCTGGCGGAGGGTGGGGGATGCCCCCCACCCAAGTCTGCCTCCCCGTGGAGTTGCAGGGCCCAGGACCCTTGGGCTCTCCTTGTATATCTGGACCACCTGGGGGAAGACAGAGGTCCCAGTGAGGCTAGGGGCTACTAGAGCTGCACTATCTTTCAGCACCTCCCCCATGGTTATTGCCATGAATATTGGTAAGCTGAGATCTTGGTTGGTCTCTAGCAGGGTAGGAGAGAGAATGCAACAAGATGTCAATGCCTGGGCAAACCCTACATCTTGCTGAGTCCTGAAAGGCTAAAGTAGGTTCCACAGAAGGCTGAGGGGCAGATGTATGATATCTTGGGAAAGGACCTTATATGCCAAGTCCTGCCTGTTGGCTATTGAGGGCGTTTACTAATGGCTCTGCCCTATCTCTGGCTTGTCCCCACCCAGTCCATGGGAGCCAAAGGAACAAAAGGAGGTGTGGTTACCTCTGGTGGGGGCCCCAGAATGGAAAGCAGCACAGGCAGCAGCATGAGTCCATGGAGGAGGCCCAAGAGTGTGAGGGCGGTTAGCACCAGGAAGAAGTACCTGGGAGGTTGTGGGGTGTCAGGCTGGGCAGGCCCCGAGGCCAGCGGGGCAGGTCCACTGCCTCCTCCAACCCCTTCATACCTTACAATGAAGTCAAAGTTGGAGCCAGCAAGCATGAGCAGGCCCAGCAAAGTGGAGACGGCTCCATCAGTCACAGGGGCAAATGTGTGCTCCAGGGCTCGGGTAGCCCGAAGGTTCCGGCTGCCCTGCATGGTCAGGAAGCCCTGGAGGAAGACAGTGGCCTGAGCGCTCCTTCCCTGACAATCATGGCCAGCTCAGCCATGTTCTGCCAGGGCAGCCATGCTTGGCCCATGGAAGCCCAAGTGAATCAAGTTCCTGGAATTGTCTGGAGGATATCCACTTAGGTGACATGATAGTGCTATCTGGTGACATAGAAAGATGTCCAGAAGAGACTAGGAAAACTATAACCTACTGCTGGTATTATCATCTATGGTTGCTTTTATGGCATATGGCAGAATTTTTTAACAGAGACTGTATGGCTTGCTAAGCTGAAATAGTTACCACCTGCTccattacagaaagaaaaagtacaaaCTCCTGGTGTAGAAAGATGGACATCAAGGTATTAGTCACTTCTCAGCTGGCATTTCAgagaatttttaatgtttttgtttgttttgtgccagtcctggggcttgaactcagggtcttagcactgtccctggcttctttctttgctcaaagctagtactctactacttgagccacagcaccacttctggctttttttttttttttttttttggccagtcctgggccttggactcagggcctgagcactgtccctggcttcttcccgctcaaggctagcactccgccacttgagccacttgagccacagcgccccttctggacgttttctgtatatgtggtgctggggaatagaacctagggcctcgtgtatccgaggcaggcactcttgccactaggctatatccccagccccttggcttttttttttttttttttttttgccagtcctgggccttggactcagggcctgagcactgtccctggcttcctttttgctcaaggctagcactctgccacttgagccacagcgccacttctggccgttttctgtatatgtggtgctggggaatcgaacccagggcctcatgtatacgaggcaagctctttcgccactaggccatatccccagcccagccccttggcttttttttatatatgtggtgctgaggaatccaacccagggcttcatgtatatgaggcgagcactttaccactaggccatactcccagccctaatctgtttttgttttgattttgttttgttctgatttttgcATGCTatgatcaaacccaaggccttgtccTGCCAGGCAAATACTCTATCACTGGGCCCATACCCCAACTTTTGtgcgtgtgtgctggttctggagcttgaactcaggacaaggGCACTGTtccttgaggctttttttttttttttttttttttttaatcaaggctagtgttccagcTCTTGAGCTTCTGCTCAACttcagctatttgctggttacttgaagataagtttcatggattttcttggtggggctggctttgaacagcagtactacgatctcagcatcctgagtagctaggattataggttcctggcttcttctgcttATTTTATTCAAGGAGTATATCTATTTTTTTGCGGTGGGGGGGTTGTCAGTCATGggtattgaactctgggcctgggcactgtccctagcttctctttgctcaaggctagcactctgccacttgagccacagcgccacttctggctgttttctatatatgtggtgctggggaatcaaacccaggtcttcatatatacaaggcaagcactcttgccactaggccatattcccagcccctgtccctgagttcttcagctcaaggctagcgctttatcactttgagccacagcaccacttcctgttttctggtggttaattggagataaaagtctcacagactttcttgtcctggctggctttgaaccatgattctcagatctcagcctcctaagtaggtgggattataggtgtgagccacaggtatctGGCTTCAAGGAATATATCTTGTTCTGCTATTATAGAGTTGGATGTTGGAGATGAAGAGATGTTGGTTGGGCCTAGCCACGTTTATGTTGGTGACTGCAGCTGGTCTGTGTGCCCCTTCACCTGCCAGAGAACGTGTTGTTTGGGAGAGGTCTGTGCCCTCCTCATTCTATATTCTCAATTGTAGTAGCATTCTTCCTCCATACACACACTGCCATGCTGCTACTATCTCTTTTCTTGATCTCTTTCACAGGAAGATTGTCCAAGAGGAAGATTGTTCCTGGAGATGagaatgtagctcaatggtagagtactttaGTAagtatgtatgaggccctgggtttgacctcTAGCACTGCCATGAAGAATAAAAGACttgaagccaggtgcctgtaatcctagctactcaggaggctgagatctgaggactgctgtttggagctggcctgggaaggaaagtccatgagactctttttttttggccagttctggggcttggactcagggcctgagtactgtccctggcttctttttgctcaaggctagtactctgccacttgagccacagcgccacttctggccattttctgcatatgtggtgctggggaattgaacctagggcctcatgtatatgagacaagcactcttgccactaggccatatccccagcccatccatgagactcttatctccatttaaccacaaagagctggaagtagagctatggctcaagtggtaaaatgctatcccagagcacaaaagctcagggacagcatatagaccctgagttcaaggcccaggaacagcaaaaaagaaaaaaagaagggctgggaatgtggccttgtggtagagtgcttgcctcactacaagaagccctgggtttgattcctcagcatcacaaaaccagaagtggagctgtggctcaagtgatggagtgctagccttgagcaaaaagaagccagggacagtgctctggccctgagttcaagccccaggactggcaaaataataataataaaaagaaaaaagaaaggaaaaagtaaggaaaaaagaATCACCGGGTCCTATTTTCCAACCTTTAATTTTCTCACTAACTCACTGTAGACAGACAGGCCTCTGTATCTTTTCTCTACTGAAATGGCTGACTGCTTGTTGGCTTATTTATTGTCTATCTCTACCACCTAGAATTCCTATATTTTTCCCCCAGTGCTGAGAATCCAATCAGGGCCTTGTCTATGGCTAGGCAAGCACATTACTACTGAGTTACATATTCCCAACATATCAACATCGTCAACATATTCCCAACTGTTAAGTAATCCCTAGGGCGCAGAAGTGCTTGAGCCACATTTGTTGAGAACTCAGCTGCCCTGTCCCTCCCCTGAGGCCTGCGCTTACCAGAGCCACGTGGACTGTGAACTCGACGCCAATGCCTACAGAGGCCACGAGGATCACCACGGGGATGGCGCTCAACTTGATACCCAGGAAACCCATGATTCCAAAGAGCTCCACGGTCATCATCGCCAGGACCAGCACCTGAGGAGGGCAGGGTTCACCTAGGGCTCCTGTCAGTAGGGGTGCTGGACTGGTTAGGGTAGGGTTGAAGGGGGCACACTGGGTCTCTGAAACTTCACCCCTGCAAGTACTCACTATGAGGCCAGCCATCCATGGGTTGAGTAGCAGCAGGGCACAGACCAGGAAGGTACACACCAGCAGGATGCAGatggccagcaggaagcagcgTCGCAGGCCCAGATACTGCTCccagaagaggaagggggagccaCTGGGGTAGGCGTGCACCCCTGCCCGGCCTGCCTCTGCACAAGCTGCCCGGGCCCCCTCAATGGCCTCCACAAAGTCCGCAGTCTTCTGGAGGCCATGCAGCAGGAAGGGGAACTGGGCAAACTCCAGGGGCTGGGCAGCTGGGACTGTGAAGGGCAGGAGAGAGTGGGCAGAGGGAGGCAGACAGTGAGCACAGGAATAGTGGTCTGTGGGGGCTGGGGCTAAGGTTCTAGGTGGAGCTCCACCCCCAGGACTCACTGCGCAGATTCTCCCCAGTGGTGTCATATTTGTCGTGGAGCCATTCTGGAGGTGGGGGGTAGAAGTTGGCTTGGGAGGCTGCCAGACCCAGGGGGTCACTGCTCACCCACACTGTTAGCCCCACGTAGAAGAACTCTGGTGGAATCAGTCCCTCCTCATCTACCAGCTTTCTTGTGGTCAGCTGCAGAGGCAAAGACGGCTGAAGGTCTGGACCCCGAGGTCTAGAGTCGCCTTCACCCTCTGAATGTGCTAATCCTCTCCAAACCTGGCTAAAATCCAGGGGCTCCTGGGCATTTCCGGTCTGTATGAGCAGCTTGTAGGCCAGTGCCCCATCCTCTGAGCCGTTTCGGTAGGAATGATGGGTAATGCGCCCAGAAGCCCAGTCCTGGTCAAATGCAGCCTGGATTCCTGGGGGAACACAGAGTAGGCCACAGTTGGCCCATGGCTCTGCAAGGCTCCTCCCTGCAGCTGCCACCCTCCCCTCTCTGCCCACCTCCTGGCCTCTCACCCTGCAGCCAGTCGCGGTAGTAGTGCAGCCAGGTACGGGGCGCCTGGGTGGCAGGAGGGGGCAGCACAGCCTTGAGGGAACTGAAGCGCTGGTGCAGATCAAAGAGGGCACGTTGGGAGTGGGCGTagtcaaagccaccctgggtcaCCAGGGCTACCTCATACAGGGAGAAGTACCTGAGCTGAGCACTCAGGAAGGCGTGTTCCTTGGTGCCTCGAGGTACAACATCTGTCAGGGACAGCCCGTCCTGCACCAAGGTGGCTCCGTAGAGGCTCAGGCCCAGAAGAGCTCCAAAGAACACCAGCACCATAGCCTGTGAGAAATGGCCACTGAGCCAGAGGCACAAGGATGCCCTCCGGCCTTTGAGTGGTAGGCTAGGCCCACTGCCCTTCTTGGGGCCCATGGGTACCGAGCTTCTGTTTCGCTACACTTACCTTGGCTTGTGACTGGAGAAGCAAGGGAGCAAACTGATAGCGGGCAAAATGGGCAAGATTCCA
Encoded here:
- the LOC125355668 gene encoding mediator of RNA polymerase II transcription subunit 19-like, encoding MASFTGVSGGKSAIASTPFYRMRKLPSSTEFTGNTNLVTLCELQQEYSKFCGKKVKEKLSGFLPGLRGMIDLPGSQDDSRLCSLIENPPFLSGSFNPITVTMLSGPLTEQYHLMHIQPPKKNKRKHKQSHTQDPVPPETPCDSDHKKKKKKEDQDPKKKKKEKTKKKEKTRHSPDPGMGSSRTQASSSSSLH